One genomic region from Streptomyces venezuelae encodes:
- a CDS encoding carbohydrate ABC transporter permease — MTTVREGARALRRPARGLLAGVLMVVFLAPFYLMLRNALMDTRTLTSPEWTWWPSTMHWENFTALFSDPTLDMGRSLGNSLLIAAITAPVSTLLASAAGFALARIPVPGRGVVLGLVLATLMIPGSVTFVPTFVVVGSLGGVNTLWGIIVPGLFNPFAVLLFRNFYLQFPREIEEAGRLDGLGWLGLYRRIALPSSGAMLASLGALAFIDSWNAFLWPLVIGQDPSSWTAQIALSTFLTAQTINLPGLFAGAVVTITPLVVMFLVAQRHIVEGIAHSGLKG, encoded by the coding sequence GTGACGACCGTACGAGAGGGAGCCCGCGCCCTGCGGCGACCCGCGCGCGGCCTGCTGGCCGGAGTCCTGATGGTGGTGTTCCTCGCCCCCTTCTACCTGATGCTGCGCAACGCGCTCATGGACACCCGGACCCTGACGTCCCCGGAGTGGACCTGGTGGCCCTCGACGATGCACTGGGAGAACTTCACCGCCCTGTTCAGCGACCCCACGCTGGACATGGGTCGCTCCCTGGGCAACTCCCTGCTGATCGCCGCCATCACGGCCCCGGTGTCCACCCTGCTCGCCTCGGCCGCCGGATTCGCGCTCGCCCGCATCCCCGTGCCCGGACGTGGCGTCGTGCTCGGCCTCGTCCTGGCCACGCTCATGATCCCCGGCTCGGTGACCTTCGTGCCCACCTTCGTCGTCGTGGGCTCGCTCGGCGGCGTCAACACCCTGTGGGGCATCATCGTCCCCGGACTCTTCAACCCGTTCGCGGTCCTGCTGTTCCGCAACTTCTACCTGCAGTTCCCCCGCGAGATCGAGGAGGCCGGCCGCCTGGACGGCCTCGGCTGGCTCGGCCTCTACCGCCGGATCGCCCTGCCGTCGTCCGGCGCGATGCTCGCCTCACTCGGCGCGCTCGCCTTCATCGACAGCTGGAACGCCTTCCTGTGGCCGCTCGTCATCGGCCAGGACCCGTCCTCCTGGACGGCGCAGATCGCCCTTTCCACCTTCCTCACGGCGCAGACCATCAACCTGCCCGGCCTGTTCGCGGGCGCGGTCGTGACCATCACCCCTCTGGTGGTCATGTTCCTGGTCGCCCAGCGCCACATCGTCGAAGGCATCGCCCACTCCGGCCTCAAGGGCTGA
- a CDS encoding ROK family transcriptional regulator: protein MFPNQTRPLVTAPAETAILSLLLAESPLSRVELARRTGLSSTAVTKAARPLIDDGYLHELPPERTAPGAGRPVNPLSVTPDREFFVGVKISADTLYGTVCDLRSRPRVHASRPLVDRGPTAVCALIADLVDELLDARPEFRSRTRHVGIAVSGDVDRPGGRVRYSVLPGWRDVPLAEITARATGLSVTIANDVKALTVAEHWFGDGIGTEYFALVTIGAGIGSGIVVNGQLIEGAYGVAGEMGHISVDPAGPRCHCGSVGCVEAIASSDAILGTVRRATGHTDLDFDGTVRLARDGDRAAREAFAQAGKAIGVGIANLVSLVGPERVVVTGEGLDTYDLFGVHIREAYTAHCFKAAAKCPLTLRPLPWEEWARAAAVVSIQALFP from the coding sequence GTGTTTCCGAACCAGACAAGGCCGTTGGTCACCGCTCCGGCCGAAACCGCCATCCTGAGCCTGCTGTTGGCCGAGAGCCCGCTCAGCCGGGTCGAACTGGCCCGCCGCACCGGGCTGTCCTCGACCGCGGTGACCAAGGCCGCAAGGCCCCTGATCGACGACGGCTACCTGCACGAACTCCCACCGGAGCGCACCGCGCCAGGAGCCGGACGACCGGTGAACCCGCTGTCGGTCACCCCCGACCGGGAGTTCTTCGTCGGAGTGAAGATCAGTGCCGACACCCTGTACGGCACGGTGTGCGACCTGCGATCCAGGCCGCGCGTCCACGCGAGCCGCCCGCTGGTCGACCGTGGCCCGACGGCCGTGTGTGCCCTGATCGCCGACCTCGTCGACGAACTCCTCGACGCGCGGCCCGAGTTCCGCTCCCGTACGCGGCACGTGGGCATCGCCGTCTCCGGGGACGTCGACCGTCCCGGTGGGCGTGTGCGCTACTCGGTTCTCCCCGGCTGGCGCGACGTGCCACTGGCCGAGATCACGGCCCGTGCCACCGGGCTGAGCGTCACGATCGCCAACGACGTCAAAGCCCTGACCGTCGCGGAGCACTGGTTCGGCGACGGCATCGGGACCGAGTACTTCGCGCTCGTCACCATCGGCGCGGGCATCGGCTCCGGAATCGTCGTCAACGGCCAACTGATCGAGGGGGCTTACGGAGTCGCCGGCGAGATGGGCCACATCAGCGTCGATCCGGCGGGGCCGCGCTGCCACTGCGGCTCGGTCGGCTGTGTCGAGGCGATCGCCTCCAGCGACGCCATCCTCGGCACGGTACGCCGGGCGACCGGCCACACCGACCTCGACTTCGACGGCACGGTCCGCCTCGCCCGCGACGGAGACCGCGCCGCGCGGGAGGCCTTCGCCCAAGCCGGCAAGGCCATCGGGGTCGGCATCGCCAATCTCGTGAGCCTCGTGGGGCCCGAACGCGTCGTCGTCACCGGAGAAGGGCTCGACACCTACGACCTCTTCGGAGTGCACATCAGGGAGGCGTACACCGCGCACTGCTTCAAGGCGGCCGCGAAATGCCCGCTGACCCTGCGGCCCCTTCCCTGGGAGGAATGGGCCCGAGCGGCGGCCGTCGTCAGCATCCAGGCGCTCTTCCCCTGA
- a CDS encoding ABC transporter substrate-binding protein — translation MSGQRDQLSRRGFLGGSLLFVAGAAIGCTSSPTGGSSNGAKTTLNVWSHAYGEAGTQQALTRYAAAFTKANPDVAVKVTWVPGDYTAKLNASLLTDAAPDVFEHGDFTQGLARRGQVAALDAEYGSVKDDFNQAGRDLVTVDGKLYGVKMIDDVMMLYYRKSVLAKAGIAPPTTFDALVTAAKALTTKKTKGLFVGNDGVGEMPALSLLSNRGELVADGRIGFATPQAVEAVSALKRFHDDKSLLLGFTTDWWDPSAFVQDVAPIQWCGLWAMPAIEQALGDDFGILPWPAFKAGGSPVLRVGGWTSCVNAKGKNVDAAKKFVKWLWIDQTKLQQDWSESYGFHVPPRKSVAATAAKLSKGTAKEAVELAATYGRINPNTWDSASGTPFSAAAAKVVTGQGDPAALLADAAKQAQLAVDKQLS, via the coding sequence ATGAGCGGACAGAGAGACCAGCTTAGCCGTAGAGGATTCCTCGGCGGTTCCCTTCTCTTCGTCGCCGGTGCGGCGATCGGCTGCACCAGCAGCCCGACCGGCGGTTCCTCGAACGGGGCGAAGACCACCCTGAACGTCTGGTCCCACGCCTACGGCGAGGCCGGCACCCAGCAGGCCCTGACCCGCTACGCCGCCGCGTTCACCAAGGCGAACCCGGACGTCGCGGTCAAGGTCACCTGGGTGCCCGGCGACTACACGGCCAAGCTCAACGCCTCGCTGCTCACCGACGCCGCGCCCGACGTCTTCGAACACGGCGACTTCACCCAGGGACTCGCCCGACGCGGCCAGGTCGCCGCACTGGACGCGGAGTACGGTAGCGTCAAGGACGACTTCAACCAGGCCGGCCGCGACCTGGTGACCGTCGACGGAAAGCTCTACGGCGTCAAGATGATCGACGACGTCATGATGCTGTACTACCGCAAGAGCGTCCTCGCCAAGGCCGGGATAGCCCCGCCCACCACCTTCGACGCCCTCGTCACCGCCGCCAAGGCGCTGACCACCAAGAAGACCAAGGGCCTGTTCGTCGGCAACGACGGAGTCGGCGAGATGCCGGCCCTCTCGCTGCTCTCCAACCGCGGCGAGCTGGTCGCCGACGGCAGGATCGGCTTCGCCACTCCCCAGGCCGTCGAGGCCGTCTCGGCCCTCAAGCGCTTCCACGACGACAAGTCCCTGCTGCTCGGCTTCACCACCGACTGGTGGGACCCCTCGGCCTTCGTCCAGGACGTCGCACCGATCCAGTGGTGCGGGCTGTGGGCCATGCCCGCCATCGAGCAGGCGCTCGGCGACGACTTCGGCATCCTGCCGTGGCCCGCCTTCAAGGCCGGCGGCAGCCCGGTCCTGCGGGTCGGCGGCTGGACGAGCTGCGTCAACGCCAAGGGCAAGAACGTCGACGCGGCCAAGAAGTTCGTCAAGTGGCTCTGGATCGATCAGACCAAGCTCCAGCAGGACTGGTCCGAGAGCTACGGCTTCCACGTCCCCCCGCGCAAGTCCGTCGCCGCCACGGCCGCCAAGCTCAGCAAGGGCACCGCCAAGGAGGCCGTCGAGCTCGCCGCCACGTACGGCAGGATCAACCCGAACACCTGGGACTCGGCTTCCGGCACCCCGTTCAGCGCCGCCGCCGCGAAGGTCGTCACCGGTCAGGGAGACCCCGCCGCACTCCTCGCCGACGCTGCCAAGCAGGCCCAGCTCGCCGTGGACAAGCAGCTGTCCTGA
- a CDS encoding alpha-galactosidase, with translation MPRTSSTVSFDRALGLAVLRTPHSVYALRIGADGSPRHLYWGPGLGDPELTALPDVISPAESSFEADAAPDELAPQTGARFGPAGLQVRFADGTRGAQWHFAGHRIEEGELRLRLTDRHYPLAAELCYRVRPGSDVVERWTELTHTGTEDSGPITVDRFDSASWTAPALPDYRLSHLVGGWNSEFQLHRDRLPVAETVLTSRRGLTSHHANPWLALDDGTAGEEDGEVWSTALAWSGSWRVTVHRDPVGRTTWTGGFGHEGVCRTLDPGETLSTPVFAGLYTEGGFGAASRAWHTYLRTHVLPSPDRDRPVLYNSWEATGFGIDHPGQLHLARLAARLGAELFVVDDGWFGARTSDRAGLGDWTPRSSAFPDGLRPLADEVHRLGMDFGLWVEPEMVNRDSDLYRAHPDWVVHTPARDATELRNQLMLNFARPEVEAWALRTLDRLVRDHAVDWLKWDANRVVTEAGWPGHPDPDRLWTDHTRAVYRVMDRLRADHPGLRIEACAGGGGRVDLGILARTDQAWTSDNTDPVDRIGIQHGFSQLFPAQTMAAWVTDSPNVTTGRTTPLRFRFHVAMAGSLGLGGDLTRWSEEELDEAAGLVARYKEIRPLVQHGRQHRLSGPDGVTGMHYASEDGTEHAVLAWRPTTRFGHAPTALALPALDPAARYLDLEDGTAHSGAVLVRRGIDLTLPEGDYASRLIRLRRAA, from the coding sequence GTGCCTCGAACGTCCTCGACCGTCTCGTTCGACCGCGCCCTCGGGCTCGCGGTCCTCCGGACCCCCCACAGCGTGTACGCCCTGCGCATCGGCGCCGACGGCAGCCCCCGGCATCTGTACTGGGGGCCCGGCCTGGGAGACCCGGAACTCACGGCGCTGCCCGACGTCATCTCCCCCGCGGAGAGCAGCTTCGAGGCCGACGCCGCCCCGGACGAACTGGCGCCGCAGACCGGAGCCCGCTTCGGTCCCGCGGGCCTCCAGGTCCGCTTCGCCGACGGCACGCGGGGCGCCCAGTGGCACTTCGCCGGCCACCGCATCGAGGAGGGTGAGCTGCGCCTGCGCCTGACCGACCGTCACTATCCGCTGGCCGCCGAGCTCTGCTACCGGGTCCGCCCGGGCAGCGACGTCGTCGAACGCTGGACGGAACTCACCCACACCGGGACCGAGGACTCCGGTCCGATCACGGTCGACCGGTTCGACTCCGCCTCCTGGACGGCCCCCGCCCTCCCCGACTACCGGCTCAGCCACCTCGTCGGGGGCTGGAACAGCGAGTTCCAGCTGCACCGCGACCGGCTCCCGGTCGCCGAGACCGTCCTCACCAGCCGCCGGGGCCTCACCAGTCACCACGCGAACCCCTGGCTCGCACTGGACGACGGCACCGCCGGCGAAGAGGACGGCGAGGTCTGGAGCACCGCCCTGGCCTGGAGCGGAAGCTGGCGCGTCACCGTGCATCGGGACCCGGTCGGCCGCACCACCTGGACCGGCGGCTTCGGTCACGAAGGGGTCTGCCGGACGCTCGACCCTGGCGAGACCTTGAGCACCCCGGTCTTCGCGGGCCTGTACACCGAGGGCGGCTTCGGTGCCGCGAGCCGCGCCTGGCACACGTACCTCCGTACCCACGTGCTCCCCTCCCCCGACCGGGACCGGCCCGTCCTCTACAACTCGTGGGAAGCCACCGGCTTCGGCATCGACCACCCCGGACAGCTGCACCTGGCCCGTCTCGCCGCCCGTCTGGGAGCGGAGCTCTTCGTCGTGGACGACGGATGGTTCGGCGCGCGCACCAGCGACCGGGCGGGCCTCGGCGACTGGACACCCCGGTCCTCGGCCTTCCCCGACGGCCTGCGGCCGCTCGCCGACGAGGTGCACCGCCTGGGCATGGACTTCGGCCTGTGGGTCGAGCCGGAGATGGTCAACCGCGACAGCGACCTCTACCGCGCCCATCCGGACTGGGTCGTCCACACGCCGGCCCGGGACGCCACCGAGCTCCGCAACCAGCTCATGCTGAACTTCGCCCGCCCCGAGGTCGAGGCGTGGGCGCTGCGGACCCTGGACCGGCTGGTCCGCGACCACGCCGTCGACTGGCTCAAGTGGGACGCCAACCGGGTCGTCACCGAGGCCGGCTGGCCGGGACATCCCGACCCGGACCGGCTGTGGACCGACCACACCCGCGCCGTGTACCGCGTCATGGACCGCCTCCGCGCCGACCACCCCGGCCTGCGGATCGAGGCCTGCGCGGGCGGTGGCGGCCGGGTCGACCTCGGCATCCTCGCCCGTACCGACCAGGCCTGGACCTCCGACAACACCGACCCCGTCGACCGGATCGGCATCCAGCACGGCTTCAGCCAGCTCTTCCCCGCACAGACCATGGCCGCCTGGGTGACCGACAGTCCCAACGTCACCACCGGCCGCACCACTCCCCTGCGCTTCCGCTTCCATGTGGCGATGGCCGGATCGCTCGGCCTCGGCGGGGACCTCACACGCTGGTCCGAGGAGGAACTCGACGAGGCCGCCGGGCTCGTCGCCCGCTACAAGGAGATCCGCCCGCTCGTCCAGCATGGGCGGCAGCACCGCCTCAGCGGCCCCGACGGTGTGACAGGCATGCACTACGCCTCCGAGGACGGCACCGAACACGCCGTTCTCGCCTGGCGCCCCACGACCCGCTTCGGCCACGCACCCACCGCACTCGCCCTGCCGGCCCTGGACCCGGCTGCCCGGTACCTGGACCTGGAAGACGGCACGGCCCACAGCGGCGCCGTCCTGGTGCGACGCGGCATCGACCTGACCCTGCCCGAGGGCGACTACGCGAGCCGGCTGATCCGGCTTCGCCGGGCGGCCTGA
- a CDS encoding carbohydrate ABC transporter permease produces the protein MNTTTHAAPRSERAGRPADTPRGPARTRRRRVDLRAWGAFALLTAPMLIGLGVFKYIAIGWSFLLSLSNAQGTIALGDWVGLDNYRQLFGDAVFRGSLVKILLFTLFIVPVTFAASLGLALLVHRIRRGRAVLRTAFLIPAAVSYVAASLVWKMSLFSGMPAGIANMIGGWFGMEAVPWLQTGEPPLYWIALVTLRLWLQVGFYMVLFLAGLQAIPREVYEAAALDGATGLRLLRRITLPMLRNTSVAVLMLMFIAAFQAFDEFYNLFGGGMSGSGTAPVKTPLTYLYDTAMGAQNYGLGSAGAFVLTALIVGVTLVQGRVTGFGKSEE, from the coding sequence ATGAACACCACCACCCACGCCGCACCACGCTCCGAGAGAGCCGGGCGCCCCGCGGACACACCGCGGGGCCCCGCCCGGACCCGGCGCCGCCGCGTCGACCTGCGCGCCTGGGGCGCGTTCGCCCTGCTCACGGCGCCGATGCTGATCGGCCTCGGAGTGTTCAAGTACATCGCGATCGGCTGGAGCTTCCTGCTCAGCCTCAGCAACGCCCAGGGCACCATCGCGCTCGGCGACTGGGTGGGGCTCGACAACTACCGGCAGCTGTTCGGCGACGCCGTCTTCCGGGGCTCCCTGGTCAAGATCCTGCTGTTCACCCTGTTCATCGTCCCGGTCACGTTCGCCGCCTCACTCGGCCTCGCGCTCCTCGTGCACCGGATCCGACGGGGCCGGGCCGTCCTGCGGACCGCGTTCCTGATCCCGGCCGCCGTCTCGTACGTCGCGGCCTCGCTGGTGTGGAAGATGTCCCTGTTCAGCGGGATGCCGGCGGGCATCGCCAACATGATCGGCGGCTGGTTCGGGATGGAGGCCGTCCCCTGGCTGCAGACCGGCGAGCCCCCGCTGTACTGGATCGCCCTCGTGACGCTGCGCCTGTGGCTCCAGGTCGGCTTCTACATGGTGCTCTTCCTCGCCGGCCTTCAGGCGATCCCCAGGGAGGTCTACGAGGCCGCCGCCCTGGACGGAGCCACCGGGCTGCGTCTGCTGCGCCGGATCACCCTGCCGATGCTGCGCAACACCTCGGTGGCCGTGCTGATGCTGATGTTCATCGCGGCCTTCCAGGCGTTCGACGAGTTCTACAACCTGTTCGGCGGCGGCATGTCCGGATCGGGCACCGCGCCGGTGAAGACCCCGCTGACGTACCTCTACGACACCGCGATGGGCGCCCAGAACTACGGTCTCGGATCGGCCGGCGCCTTCGTCCTCACGGCCCTGATCGTCGGAGTGACCCTGGTCCAGGGGCGGGTCACGGGCTTCGGAAAGAGCGAGGAGTGA
- a CDS encoding helix-turn-helix domain-containing protein, with protein MNLKDVANAGSLTELSGVLQTCQAGAFQADFVSWGFYPASPWRNYWHRHSFYEVCLAYSGAGRFRTGAERHDVGAGDVFLARPGDVHEIESSHTEPLGIAFWSFALRVGKHGPGPGDRGWWSGLTDTTRPTVSRRIGSLASLVTVLGEHAAPVRSGHESVLSGLGAALVVDTARAFAADEDLCIRSPAATRLSPAVEAMQRYLADNLSRPVTVRDVAAAVHLSARHAERLFRHETGGSLMATLRRMRLDLGAALLLDAGTSVTEVAQACGYADVRAFSTAFRRTHGHPPLVHRALQGTLHL; from the coding sequence TTGAACCTGAAGGACGTGGCGAATGCCGGCTCGCTCACCGAGCTGAGTGGTGTGCTGCAGACCTGCCAGGCCGGCGCCTTCCAGGCCGACTTCGTCAGTTGGGGCTTCTATCCGGCGTCGCCCTGGCGCAACTACTGGCACCGGCACTCCTTCTACGAGGTATGCCTCGCCTACAGCGGCGCCGGGCGGTTCCGCACCGGCGCGGAACGCCACGACGTCGGTGCCGGCGACGTCTTCCTCGCCCGCCCGGGTGACGTGCACGAGATCGAGTCAAGTCACACGGAGCCCCTGGGCATCGCCTTCTGGAGCTTCGCCCTGCGGGTTGGGAAGCACGGCCCAGGACCTGGGGACCGGGGCTGGTGGTCGGGGCTCACCGACACCACGAGGCCGACGGTGTCACGGCGCATCGGTTCACTCGCGTCCCTGGTCACCGTCCTCGGCGAGCATGCGGCACCGGTACGGTCCGGGCACGAGTCCGTACTCTCCGGCCTCGGGGCCGCACTCGTCGTGGACACCGCGCGAGCCTTCGCGGCCGACGAGGACCTGTGTATCCGGTCACCTGCGGCGACCCGGCTGTCGCCCGCGGTGGAGGCGATGCAACGCTACCTGGCCGACAACCTGTCCCGGCCCGTGACGGTCCGGGACGTCGCGGCCGCTGTTCACCTGTCGGCACGCCATGCCGAAAGGCTGTTCCGGCACGAGACCGGGGGCTCGTTGATGGCGACCCTGCGCCGGATGCGGCTCGACCTGGGCGCGGCCCTGCTTCTCGACGCCGGCACCTCGGTGACGGAAGTGGCTCAAGCCTGCGGTTATGCCGACGTCCGCGCCTTCAGCACCGCCTTCCGCCGCACGCACGGCCATCCGCCACTGGTGCACCGCGCCCTCCAGGGCACGCTGCACCTGTGA
- a CDS encoding glycoside hydrolase family 5 protein produces MRSRRPDGALARTVTRALTAALATGALLVSALPGTATALPPAAVTDAPVALTGEQLAASWKGPLSTRGRYIVDADGNRFKLKASNWAGAQGTWEGSGDVDDVLNHQADQKSNNIPLGLDRTPISRILADFHALGLNSIRLPYADAMIDDDTVVPDQAVAANPQLQGKTPLEVFDAVVAALTADGFAVILNNHTTTYRFCCSLDGNERWNTSQTTEKWIDNWLFLVNRYASNKRVVGADLRNEVRRDFNNDPNWGWGNDHDLYKAYQLAGNRILEAAPDMLVIMEGINWQGIPQGMFPHGRPTLTPVRNLSNTLINSGKLVYAAHFYGFTGPNHTGSTGGWQNGETNDPRYRDLSPEDLIRVVDDQALFVTDEGQHFTAPVWISEFGTGGRGQTDQKEIDWFARFTDILVENDTDFAQWPLVGWSTNGKINDNWALISYDDAGNRQAINDPGDWRAAHWNKLVNAPGKTGQVAEVDHWNMVNLDFGDQNLSATMRRQADWSVGNRKGNCPDSQRLVALARSNNRGLCTDAGRELAKTDTMWTTVVDERYVTSGDWASGYNKLECPRNTFAVGYSVKGNAMAALLCAPSATPLPTTNRLLWFDRGDNRPATGGSTASDWAPGAYKGQCRDDEYLAGVAHTWKWQHGGAPDALLCRPLS; encoded by the coding sequence ATGAGATCACGCAGGCCCGACGGCGCCCTCGCGCGCACCGTCACCCGGGCCCTGACGGCCGCGCTGGCCACGGGCGCCCTGCTCGTCAGCGCCCTCCCCGGCACGGCGACCGCCCTCCCACCCGCCGCCGTGACCGACGCCCCCGTCGCACTGACCGGCGAGCAGCTGGCCGCGTCCTGGAAGGGCCCGCTGAGCACGCGGGGCCGGTACATCGTCGACGCCGACGGCAACCGCTTCAAACTGAAGGCCAGCAACTGGGCAGGCGCCCAGGGCACTTGGGAGGGCAGCGGCGACGTCGACGACGTCCTGAACCACCAGGCGGACCAGAAGTCGAACAACATCCCCCTCGGCCTGGACCGGACCCCGATCAGCCGGATCCTCGCCGACTTCCACGCGCTGGGCCTGAACTCGATCCGGCTGCCGTACGCCGACGCGATGATCGACGACGACACGGTGGTGCCGGACCAGGCCGTGGCGGCCAACCCGCAGCTCCAGGGCAAGACCCCGCTCGAGGTGTTCGACGCGGTCGTCGCCGCTCTCACCGCCGACGGTTTCGCGGTCATACTGAACAACCACACCACCACCTACCGCTTCTGTTGCTCCCTGGACGGCAACGAACGCTGGAACACCAGCCAGACCACCGAGAAGTGGATCGACAACTGGCTTTTCCTGGTGAACCGTTACGCGTCGAACAAGCGCGTCGTCGGTGCCGACCTGCGCAACGAGGTCCGCCGGGACTTCAACAACGACCCGAACTGGGGCTGGGGCAACGACCACGACCTCTACAAGGCCTACCAGCTGGCCGGCAACAGGATCCTCGAAGCCGCCCCGGACATGCTCGTCATCATGGAGGGCATCAACTGGCAGGGCATACCGCAGGGCATGTTCCCCCACGGCCGGCCCACGCTGACGCCGGTCCGCAACCTCTCCAACACCCTGATCAACTCCGGCAAGCTGGTCTACGCGGCCCACTTCTACGGCTTCACCGGCCCCAACCACACCGGCTCGACCGGTGGTTGGCAGAACGGTGAGACCAACGACCCGCGCTACCGCGACCTCTCGCCCGAGGACCTGATCCGGGTGGTCGACGATCAGGCCCTGTTCGTCACAGACGAGGGGCAGCACTTCACCGCCCCCGTGTGGATCAGCGAGTTCGGCACCGGCGGACGCGGCCAGACGGACCAGAAGGAGATCGACTGGTTCGCCCGCTTCACCGACATCCTGGTGGAGAACGACACCGACTTCGCCCAGTGGCCGCTGGTCGGCTGGAGCACCAACGGCAAGATCAACGACAACTGGGCGCTGATCTCCTACGACGACGCCGGCAACCGGCAGGCGATCAACGACCCAGGCGACTGGCGCGCCGCCCACTGGAACAAGCTGGTCAACGCCCCCGGCAAGACCGGACAGGTCGCCGAGGTCGACCACTGGAACATGGTCAACCTCGACTTCGGCGACCAGAACCTCTCCGCCACCATGCGCCGCCAGGCGGACTGGAGCGTCGGCAACCGCAAGGGCAACTGCCCCGACAGCCAGCGGCTCGTCGCCCTCGCCCGCAGCAACAACCGCGGCCTGTGCACCGACGCGGGCAGGGAGCTCGCCAAGACGGACACCATGTGGACCACCGTCGTCGACGAGCGCTACGTCACGAGCGGCGACTGGGCGAGCGGCTACAACAAGCTCGAATGCCCCAGGAACACCTTCGCCGTCGGCTACAGCGTCAAGGGCAACGCGATGGCCGCCCTGCTCTGCGCTCCTTCCGCCACGCCGCTGCCCACCACGAACCGGCTGCTCTGGTTCGACCGCGGTGACAACCGGCCAGCCACCGGCGGCTCCACCGCGAGCGACTGGGCGCCCGGCGCCTACAAGGGCCAGTGCCGGGACGACGAGTACCTCGCCGGCGTCGCCCACACCTGGAAGTGGCAGCACGGCGGTGCCCCCGACGCCCTCCTCTGCCGCCCCCTGAGCTGA